The following are encoded in a window of Telmatobacter sp. DSM 110680 genomic DNA:
- the menC gene encoding o-succinylbenzoate synthase — MRIDGIVLRELHLPLVRPFETSFGVTRNRRILLAEIRSEGLVGWGECTAGERPHFSGESTDTAWQVIVNELGPMLASATVEHGGDCPKIFSLVRGNPMAKAALENAIWDLEAQREGVSLSQLIGGVRDRIPCGVSLGIQKSIPELMDIIERELASGYQRIKLKCKLGWDVEVFEKVRTQWPDIMLSCDANSAYKLKDADHLVNFDAFDLLMVEQPLWYDDFYYHSMLQKRMNTPICLDESIRNRRDALAAIEMESCKIINIKLGRVGGFSEAIAVHNAAQERGISVWCGGMLESGVGRAHNIALSTLENFRLPGDVSASARYWSEDIIEPEVTVTPEGEILISDAPGRGYEVRTDLIDQLTVRKEEIRAFELVGQR; from the coding sequence ATGAGAATCGACGGAATTGTCCTCCGCGAACTACATCTTCCGCTAGTGCGCCCCTTTGAAACCAGTTTTGGTGTAACCCGCAACCGCCGGATTCTGCTGGCCGAGATTCGCTCAGAAGGACTGGTGGGATGGGGCGAATGCACAGCTGGCGAGCGTCCACACTTCTCCGGCGAGTCCACCGACACAGCCTGGCAAGTGATCGTGAATGAACTCGGTCCAATGCTGGCCAGTGCAACGGTTGAGCATGGTGGCGACTGCCCTAAGATTTTCAGTCTTGTGCGCGGCAATCCCATGGCCAAGGCCGCGCTCGAAAACGCAATCTGGGACCTCGAGGCACAACGCGAGGGCGTTTCACTTTCGCAGCTGATCGGTGGGGTGCGGGACCGCATTCCGTGCGGCGTTTCGCTGGGAATTCAGAAGTCGATTCCCGAATTGATGGACATCATCGAAAGGGAACTGGCCTCGGGCTATCAACGCATCAAGCTGAAGTGCAAGCTGGGCTGGGATGTGGAAGTGTTTGAAAAGGTGCGCACCCAGTGGCCTGACATCATGCTCAGCTGCGATGCCAACTCCGCGTACAAGCTGAAGGATGCCGACCATTTGGTGAACTTCGACGCTTTTGATTTGCTAATGGTCGAGCAGCCGCTGTGGTACGACGACTTCTACTATCACTCTATGCTGCAGAAGCGGATGAACACGCCGATCTGTCTGGATGAGTCGATTCGCAATCGTCGCGACGCCCTCGCCGCCATCGAGATGGAATCGTGCAAGATCATAAACATCAAGCTGGGCCGCGTGGGTGGCTTCTCCGAAGCCATCGCCGTGCATAATGCGGCGCAGGAGCGCGGTATATCCGTTTGGTGCGGAGGGATGCTGGAGTCGGGTGTGGGGCGCGCACATAACATCGCGCTTTCGACGCTGGAGAACTTCCGCCTACCCGGTGATGTCTCAGCATCAGCGCGCTACTGGAGCGAGGACATCATCGAGCCCGAAGTCACAGTCACCCCAGAGGGCGAGATTCTAATCTCCGATGCGCCGGGCCGCGGATACGAAGTTCGCACCGACCTCATCGACCAATTGACCGTTCGCAAGGAAGAGATTCGAGCATTCGAACTGGTGGGGCAAAGATAG
- a CDS encoding GNAT family N-acetyltransferase, producing the protein MILIRACSGHDELEACVQMQIETWGYDDSDIIPRKAFLVGQKIGGQVIGAFDTDLPGAAPNGTPESMVGFAMSLPGVKTGKNSTDGNPQPYLHSHMLAVRDHYRDRGLGAQLKLEQRREALSRGIRRMEWTFDPLEIKNAHLNIHKLGAIVRSYYVNFYGVSSSRLQGGLPTDRLVAEWYLDSDRVKGILEGSQAAAYEIEERILVPAAIYEWKASSAGRERALAVQDENRRRFQEAFSKGLAVVSFTRDAEGNGVFELARWA; encoded by the coding sequence ATGATTCTTATCCGCGCCTGTTCGGGACACGATGAGCTCGAAGCCTGCGTCCAGATGCAGATTGAGACATGGGGCTACGACGATAGCGACATCATTCCGCGCAAAGCGTTCCTGGTTGGTCAAAAAATTGGAGGCCAGGTTATCGGTGCATTCGACACTGACCTGCCCGGCGCTGCCCCCAATGGAACTCCGGAGTCAATGGTGGGATTCGCCATGTCTTTGCCCGGCGTGAAGACAGGGAAGAATTCCACAGACGGAAATCCACAGCCCTACCTGCACTCCCACATGCTGGCAGTTCGGGATCACTATCGCGATCGCGGTCTTGGCGCGCAACTCAAACTGGAGCAACGACGTGAAGCACTTTCGCGCGGGATCCGCCGCATGGAGTGGACCTTCGATCCGTTGGAGATCAAAAACGCGCATCTAAACATACATAAGCTCGGAGCGATCGTACGTAGCTATTATGTGAATTTCTATGGTGTATCCTCTTCTCGACTGCAGGGTGGGCTTCCAACCGACCGATTGGTTGCTGAGTGGTATCTCGATTCGGACCGGGTCAAGGGGATACTGGAAGGCAGTCAAGCAGCCGCATATGAGATTGAAGAACGGATCTTGGTTCCAGCCGCCATCTATGAGTGGAAGGCGTCCTCCGCTGGCCGGGAACGCGCTCTTGCAGTTCAGGATGAAAATCGCCGTCGGTTTCAAGAAGCATTTTCAAAAGGATTAGCCGTTGTCTCCTTTACCAGGGACGCGGAAGGTAACGGAGTCTTCGAACTAGCCCGCTGGGCATGA
- the mazG gene encoding nucleoside triphosphate pyrophosphohydrolase: MDGARDAHSPQSPTSAPVVTDPERAAALFQESVAIMARLRAPGGCPWDREQSFDTIRKYTLEEAYEVFDAIERRDFPHLAEELGDLLLQVLFYAEMAANDGHFTIGDVLDHLNRKLIRRHPHVFGEEASRAAGNEATVDAAVEGSSAKVLRNWEDIKAAEKAPKATAQAEGNRGASRLDSVQRAMPALAEAAKIGSKAAKSGFDWPHWRDLLPKLTEETAELEAEAAAAETSHDPAVKAAVEAELGDLLFTVVNLGRHLGVDAEMALRGCNLRFRQRFRQMELTSVKPLEELQPAELEALWTDAKRKLAVSASDSAARKMEPHA; this comes from the coding sequence ATGGACGGCGCGAGAGACGCACATAGTCCTCAGTCCCCAACGTCTGCACCGGTTGTTACTGATCCGGAGCGGGCGGCGGCCCTGTTTCAGGAGTCGGTTGCCATCATGGCGCGGCTCCGCGCTCCCGGTGGTTGCCCATGGGATCGTGAACAGTCCTTCGACACAATTCGCAAATACACCCTTGAAGAAGCCTATGAGGTCTTCGATGCCATCGAGCGGCGCGACTTCCCGCATCTTGCCGAAGAACTAGGCGATCTGTTGCTGCAGGTACTTTTCTACGCAGAGATGGCGGCGAATGACGGTCACTTCACAATCGGGGATGTGCTCGACCACCTGAACCGGAAACTCATTCGCCGCCATCCGCATGTCTTCGGCGAGGAAGCATCGCGCGCGGCGGGCAATGAGGCGACGGTCGATGCCGCAGTTGAAGGTTCTTCGGCAAAGGTGCTGCGCAACTGGGAAGACATCAAGGCCGCCGAGAAAGCGCCGAAAGCCACAGCACAGGCGGAAGGGAATCGTGGTGCGTCTCGCCTCGACTCGGTTCAGCGTGCTATGCCCGCCTTGGCTGAAGCCGCGAAGATCGGATCGAAGGCAGCGAAATCGGGCTTCGACTGGCCGCACTGGCGCGACCTGTTGCCCAAGCTGACCGAGGAGACGGCGGAACTCGAGGCCGAAGCTGCTGCCGCCGAAACTTCCCATGATCCCGCTGTAAAGGCTGCGGTCGAAGCCGAGCTAGGCGATTTACTCTTCACGGTCGTCAATCTAGGCCGCCACCTTGGCGTTGACGCGGAGATGGCCCTGCGCGGTTGCAATCTCCGTTTCCGTCAGCGTTTCAGGCAGATGGAGCTCACTTCGGTGAAACCGCTTGAGGAATTGCAGCCAGCCGAACTCGAAGCGCTTTGGACCGACGCGAAGCGAAAGCTCGCCGTCTCGGCGTCTGATTCTGCTGCCCGCAAAATGGAGCCCCACGCATGA
- a CDS encoding prepilin peptidase, whose product MMIRIVGTILAGLLGLAFGSFLNVCLSRWPEGESVVKPRSHCRNCGRTLAWWENIPLVSWTALRGRCRTCKTKISWRYPLVELFIGTLWSWEAWHTIPSDFLTSVPAGVFHFQLYLGLSRMFFFWILVALAVLDLEHLWLPDFLTWPAIIMGVILNSFNLIVVVNLQKSTEVPISDMIGNIGPTSLTGVFAAPVAAAAVVLFIRWMYRLVRKREGIGLGDAKLMAMLGAWLGLSGALLSFALGIMLGAAFAMVLLAVPESRRGSDTWLLSKLPLGTFLCVGGIVSALWGQPLIAAYLRFVGVR is encoded by the coding sequence ATGATGATTCGCATTGTGGGCACGATTTTGGCGGGACTGCTGGGGCTTGCCTTTGGCAGCTTTCTGAACGTGTGCCTCAGCCGCTGGCCGGAAGGCGAGAGCGTGGTCAAGCCGCGCTCGCATTGCCGCAATTGCGGGAGGACGCTGGCGTGGTGGGAGAATATTCCGCTGGTGAGTTGGACCGCGCTTCGTGGTCGGTGCCGAACCTGCAAAACGAAGATCAGTTGGCGCTATCCGCTGGTGGAGTTGTTTATTGGGACGTTGTGGTCATGGGAAGCATGGCATACAATCCCTTCCGACTTTCTCACCAGCGTTCCTGCCGGAGTCTTTCATTTTCAGCTCTACCTCGGTCTGAGCCGGATGTTCTTCTTTTGGATTCTGGTTGCCCTGGCAGTACTCGACCTAGAGCACTTGTGGCTTCCTGATTTTCTGACGTGGCCGGCAATCATAATGGGCGTCATTCTCAATTCCTTCAACTTGATTGTCGTCGTGAATCTGCAGAAATCAACCGAGGTTCCGATATCCGACATGATCGGAAACATCGGCCCGACAAGCCTGACCGGAGTTTTTGCAGCTCCGGTCGCCGCCGCTGCGGTTGTCCTCTTCATTCGCTGGATGTACAGGCTGGTTCGAAAACGCGAAGGCATCGGTCTCGGCGACGCAAAACTGATGGCAATGCTAGGCGCGTGGCTTGGACTCTCAGGGGCACTTCTTTCATTTGCGCTTGGCATCATGCTTGGGGCTGCATTCGCGATGGTCTTGCTTGCAGTGCCGGAATCGCGACGCGGATCTGACACATGGCTGCTATCGAAGCTTCCGCTCGGAACGTTTCTCTGTGTTGGCGGAATCGTCAGTGCGCTCTGGGGGCAACCGCTCATCGCAGCGTACTTGCGCTTTGTAGGAGTGAGATAG
- a CDS encoding tetratricopeptide repeat protein, with product MIVKLHNALGIGCVLIAAVGLHAQATQPAQQPKPPANTQPAQKPSSEANPFPEDTKSVPVVPTNGEATAAPAPPADSNDEGARTTSLLKDDSDPARSPDDPPPGASDSDSGFSSSLNGAGDVNIPDEMKPTGKRKRGDEPVVHQVTAKEDEDVGEFELSRKNWKAALSRFQSALVTDPDNPEVYWGIAEAQRQLRDFASAKANYQKVMEYDPDSKHGKEAKKLLKDPELAHAPAVSAIPATATPEPQQ from the coding sequence ATGATTGTCAAACTTCACAATGCGCTCGGCATTGGATGCGTCCTGATTGCAGCGGTTGGACTGCATGCGCAGGCGACTCAGCCAGCCCAGCAGCCCAAGCCGCCGGCGAATACTCAGCCTGCGCAAAAGCCTTCGAGCGAAGCGAATCCATTTCCAGAAGACACCAAAAGCGTTCCCGTGGTTCCGACAAATGGAGAAGCTACGGCCGCGCCTGCTCCGCCTGCAGATTCCAATGACGAGGGCGCGAGAACAACCAGCTTGCTGAAGGACGATTCCGATCCTGCGCGAAGTCCCGACGATCCGCCGCCAGGCGCATCGGATTCAGACAGCGGGTTCAGTTCCAGCCTGAACGGGGCCGGCGATGTGAACATTCCCGATGAGATGAAACCGACAGGGAAGCGCAAAAGAGGCGACGAGCCGGTGGTGCACCAGGTGACGGCCAAAGAAGATGAAGACGTAGGCGAGTTTGAACTGAGCCGGAAGAATTGGAAGGCGGCACTATCCCGGTTCCAGTCTGCGCTCGTTACCGATCCAGATAATCCCGAGGTGTATTGGGGAATCGCCGAGGCGCAGCGGCAGTTGAGAGACTTTGCGAGTGCCAAGGCGAATTACCAGAAGGTGATGGAGTACGACCCCGACAGCAAACACGGCAAAGAAGCCAAGAAGCTGTTAAAAGATCCGGAATTGGCGCATGCCCCGGCGGTGTCGGCAATTCCCGCAACCGCTACACCGGAGCCGCAACAGTAG
- a CDS encoding SET domain-containing protein-lysine N-methyltransferase, with the protein MPCIAYFNSPQDKAAQLMGLIIRSSAIHAAGCYSTTAVRKGTRVAEYTGPRLTKDEADAANEDSPITYLFGLGDGAVVIDGHCMAMFINHSCNPNCETEEIRGRVWIRAIRKIQPGEEITYDYCLYDGGDDEAICNCGAKKCRGTMYSREEIRRRKAAAKKAEKKKPAKRRTRTKAIPIPRQPEVVEEEDAA; encoded by the coding sequence ATGCCTTGCATAGCGTACTTCAACTCACCCCAGGATAAAGCCGCACAACTTATGGGACTCATCATCCGGTCTTCTGCCATCCATGCCGCCGGCTGCTATAGCACTACCGCAGTTCGCAAGGGTACGCGCGTAGCCGAATATACCGGGCCGCGCCTGACCAAGGACGAAGCCGACGCAGCTAACGAAGACTCGCCCATCACCTACCTGTTTGGACTCGGAGACGGCGCAGTCGTCATCGACGGCCACTGCATGGCGATGTTCATCAACCACAGTTGCAACCCCAATTGTGAGACCGAGGAGATCCGGGGACGCGTCTGGATCCGCGCCATTCGCAAGATCCAACCCGGCGAAGAGATCACCTACGACTATTGCCTCTACGACGGCGGCGACGACGAGGCTATCTGCAACTGCGGGGCCAAGAAGTGTCGCGGGACCATGTACTCGCGCGAAGAGATTCGTCGTCGCAAGGCTGCCGCCAAGAAGGCGGAGAAGAAGAAGCCGGCCAAGCGGCGTACCCGCACCAAAGCCATTCCGATTCCGCGCCAGCCCGAGGTTGTCGAAGAAGAAGACGCGGCCTAA